A section of the Triticum dicoccoides isolate Atlit2015 ecotype Zavitan chromosome 7A, WEW_v2.0, whole genome shotgun sequence genome encodes:
- the LOC119330538 gene encoding omega-amidase, chloroplastic-like, which yields METMRSYAEDIDGGRSPSVSMLSEVAAARKITIVGGSVPEMASGQLFNTCCVVGPDGEIKAKHRKLHLFGIDIPGDITFRESDTFTAGQEPTVVDTDVGRIGIGICHDIRFPELAMLYRSRGAHLICYPSAFNMSTGQLLWDLMQKSRAVDNQLFVATCSPARDPNSQSDFVAWGNSSLIGPFGEVLAAAGHEDATVIGEIDLSLIEAVRANLPLETQGRGDLYRLVDVERE from the exons ATGGAGACCATGCGGAGCTACGCCGAGGACATCGACGGCGGTCGGTCGCCGTCGGTCTCGATGCTGTCGGAGGTGGCCGCTGCCAGGAAGATCACCATCGTCGGCGGATCCGTGCCCGAGATGGCTTCCGGGCAGCTGTTCAACACCTGCTGCGTGGTCGGGCCTGACGGGGAGATCAAGGCCAAGCACAGGAAG CTGCATCTGTTTGGAATTGACATCCCCGGAGACATCACTTTCAGGGAATCCGATACCTTCACTGCTGGGCAAGAACCCACTGTAGTTGACACAG ACGTTGGACGGATTGGTATTGGGATTTGTCATGATATCCGCTTCCCAGAACTGGCAATGCTGTATCGATCAAGAG GTGCACACTTGATATGCTATCCTTCTGCATTCAACATGAGCACCGGGCAGCTCCTCTGGGACCTTATGCAAAAGTCCAG GGCTGTTGACAATCAG TTGTTCGTGGCGACCTGCTCACCTGCACGAGACCCCAACTCGCAGTCGGACTTCGTGGCCTGGGGCAACTCAAGCCTCATCGGACCA TTTGGCGAGGTTCTTGCGGCGGCAGGGCACGAGGACGCGACCGTCATCGGCGAGATCGACCTGTCTTTGATTGAAGCTGTGAG GGCGAACCTCCCTTTGGAAACGCAGGGTAGAGGGGATCTGTACAGGTTGGTCGATGTCGAGAGGGAATGA